A genomic region of Pontibaca methylaminivorans contains the following coding sequences:
- a CDS encoding ABC transporter ATP-binding protein — translation MIEFENVSKSFWTGTRHKVILDRVSFRVELGNSLGILAPNGTGKTTLINMMAGLEKPDEGEIRRSCNVSFPLGFRGGVVTRISAVENSRYIARLYGLDPDYVEAYCRWLCNLDEYFDQPVGTYSSGMRARFSFALMLALDFDIYLIDEGMPGTTDAEFNRKASAILAERLRTTTIVIVSHQAEILKKYARSAAVLMDGQLHMFDTLEEAKRLYDYETQG, via the coding sequence ATGATAGAGTTTGAAAACGTCAGCAAATCGTTCTGGACCGGAACGCGCCACAAGGTGATCCTTGACCGCGTGTCGTTCCGCGTCGAACTCGGCAATTCGCTGGGCATCCTCGCGCCGAACGGGACCGGCAAGACCACCCTCATCAACATGATGGCCGGACTCGAAAAGCCTGACGAGGGCGAAATCCGGCGTAGCTGCAACGTGTCGTTTCCGCTCGGCTTCCGCGGCGGGGTGGTGACCCGCATCTCGGCGGTGGAAAACAGCCGCTATATCGCGCGGCTTTACGGGCTCGACCCCGATTATGTCGAAGCCTACTGCCGCTGGCTCTGCAACCTCGACGAATATTTCGATCAGCCGGTGGGCACTTATTCCTCGGGGATGCGGGCGCGGTTTTCCTTTGCGCTGATGCTTGCGCTCGATTTCGACATCTACTTGATCGACGAGGGCATGCCGGGCACCACCGACGCCGAATTCAACCGCAAGGCATCCGCCATCCTCGCGGAACGGCTGCGCACCACCACCATCGTGATCGTCTCGCACCAGGCCGAGATACTGAAGAAATACGCCCGCTCCGCCGCCGTGCTGATGGATGGGCAGTTGCACATGTTCGACACTCTGGAAGAGGCGAAACGGCTTTATGACTATGAAACCCAGGGTTAG
- a CDS encoding capsule biosynthesis protein: MTMKPRVRKFRIRRSGTGADTATPSEAAESAAAVLAEIEALRNEGLTTRQLRMARRVAERHGITAASDLDAVRLLRRQGIDPFAQSNMLELIAPGRGGDGHDDRPSGAGLPVRSGGHDAGALARRERGPEPSAGDGSPAARIREISEIQRDIARRRQRRLRALAARLGVFVALPTFLVGLYFHVFATPMYATKSEFLILQADNAGGEGIGGLLRGTQFATSADSIAVQSYLQSKDAMLRLDRDAGFKAHFAQEQVDPVQRLGAGASNEEAYRLYSRYVKIGFDPTEGVIRMEVTAADPAASTDFSERLISYAEERVNAMSQQKRGDQMQDALDSFEQAQAERRTAQEELVRLQMEGSILDPEGVITGLRAQINEVETMLRERELQVASLLDNPRPNEARLAGAQGDVRRLRETLEQLNARMVDASKGENSLAQLTVRLQMAQADLAARDMVLQSALQQVEQTRMEANRQVRYLTTSVRPVPSEDPTYPRKFEGTILAFLIFAGIYLMISLTASILREQVTS; encoded by the coding sequence ATGACTATGAAACCCAGGGTTAGAAAATTCCGCATCCGGCGCAGCGGCACCGGCGCGGACACGGCCACCCCGTCGGAAGCCGCCGAAAGCGCCGCCGCCGTCCTGGCCGAGATCGAGGCGCTGCGCAACGAGGGGCTGACCACCCGGCAATTGCGCATGGCGCGGCGGGTGGCCGAGCGGCACGGGATCACGGCGGCCTCGGACCTGGATGCGGTGCGGCTTCTGCGCCGTCAGGGCATCGACCCCTTCGCCCAGTCGAACATGCTGGAACTGATCGCGCCGGGGCGCGGCGGCGATGGTCACGACGACAGGCCGTCGGGGGCCGGCCTTCCGGTCCGCAGCGGGGGCCATGATGCCGGGGCGCTCGCCCGGCGGGAGCGCGGCCCCGAACCGTCCGCCGGGGATGGCTCGCCTGCGGCCCGGATCCGCGAAATCTCGGAAATCCAGCGCGACATCGCCCGCCGGCGCCAGCGGCGCCTGCGCGCGCTCGCCGCCCGGCTCGGGGTCTTCGTCGCCCTGCCGACCTTTCTTGTCGGGCTTTATTTCCATGTTTTCGCGACCCCGATGTATGCGACGAAATCCGAATTCCTGATCCTTCAGGCGGACAATGCCGGCGGCGAAGGCATCGGCGGGCTGCTGCGCGGCACGCAATTCGCGACCAGCGCCGATTCGATCGCGGTGCAATCCTACCTGCAATCCAAGGATGCGATGCTGCGGCTCGACCGCGATGCGGGGTTCAAGGCGCATTTTGCGCAGGAACAGGTCGATCCGGTGCAGCGGCTTGGTGCGGGCGCCTCGAACGAAGAGGCCTACCGGCTGTATTCCCGCTACGTGAAGATCGGCTTCGACCCCACCGAGGGCGTGATCCGCATGGAGGTCACCGCCGCCGACCCTGCCGCCAGCACGGATTTCTCGGAGCGGCTGATTTCCTATGCCGAGGAACGCGTGAACGCCATGAGCCAGCAGAAGCGGGGCGACCAGATGCAGGATGCGCTGGACAGCTTCGAACAGGCACAGGCCGAGCGGCGCACCGCGCAGGAAGAACTGGTCCGGTTGCAGATGGAGGGCTCGATCCTCGACCCCGAGGGGGTGATCACCGGGCTGCGCGCCCAGATCAACGAGGTCGAGACCATGCTGCGCGAACGCGAACTTCAGGTGGCCTCGCTGCTTGACAATCCACGTCCGAACGAGGCCCGGCTCGCCGGCGCGCAGGGCGACGTGCGCCGCCTGCGCGAGACGCTCGAACAGTTGAACGCGCGGATGGTGGACGCGAGCAAGGGCGAAAACTCCCTCGCGCAGCTCACGGTGCGGCTGCAGATGGCGCAGGCCGATCTTGCCGCCCGCGACATGGTGCTGCAATCGGCGCTGCAGCAGGTCGAACAGACCCGGATGGAAGCCAACCGGCAGGTGCGCTATCTGACCACCTCGGTGCGTCCGGTGCCAAGCGAAGATCCGACCTATCCGCGCAAGTTCGAAGGTACTATACTGGCATTTCTCATTTTTGCCGGGATTTATCTGATGATCTCGCTGACCGCTTCCATCCTGCGCGAACAGGTGACCTCTTGA
- the kdsA gene encoding 3-deoxy-8-phosphooctulonate synthase: protein MIQVELDGLRIGNDQPLTIIAGPCQLESAAHARMIAERLRDACAAAGAQFIFKASFDKANRTSLSGRRGPGMEAGLEMLAEVKRAVGVPVLTDVHDIAQCAPVAAVCDVLQIPALLCRQTDLILAAAETGAAINVKKGQFLAPWDMANVVAKIESAGNRRILLTERGTTFGYNALVADMRALPQMAQTGYPVVMDATHSVQQPAALGGSTGGQREFAPVMARAAVAVGVAAVFMETHEDPDNAPSDGPNMIHLDRMPGLIRTLMKFDQLAKAEPIPF, encoded by the coding sequence TTGATTCAAGTCGAACTCGACGGGCTGCGCATCGGCAACGACCAGCCCCTGACCATCATCGCCGGCCCCTGCCAGCTGGAAAGCGCCGCCCATGCCCGGATGATCGCCGAACGGCTCCGGGATGCCTGCGCGGCGGCCGGGGCGCAGTTCATCTTCAAGGCCAGTTTCGACAAGGCGAACCGCACCTCGCTCAGCGGCCGGCGCGGTCCGGGGATGGAGGCGGGGCTCGAGATGCTGGCCGAGGTGAAGCGCGCCGTCGGCGTGCCGGTGCTGACCGATGTGCATGACATCGCCCAATGCGCGCCCGTGGCGGCGGTCTGCGACGTGCTGCAGATCCCGGCGCTGCTCTGCCGTCAGACCGACCTGATCCTTGCCGCCGCCGAAACCGGCGCCGCGATCAACGTCAAGAAGGGCCAGTTCCTCGCGCCCTGGGACATGGCGAATGTGGTCGCCAAGATCGAAAGCGCCGGCAACCGCCGCATCCTGCTGACCGAACGCGGCACGACGTTCGGCTATAACGCCCTTGTCGCCGACATGCGCGCCCTGCCGCAGATGGCGCAGACCGGCTATCCGGTGGTGATGGACGCCACCCATTCGGTGCAGCAGCCGGCGGCGCTTGGCGGATCGACCGGCGGGCAGCGGGAATTCGCCCCGGTCATGGCCCGCGCCGCCGTGGCGGTGGGCGTGGCGGCGGTGTTCATGGAAACGCATGAGGATCCCGACAATGCGCCCTCGGACGGGCCGAACATGATTCATCTCGACCGGATGCCGGGGCTGATCCGCACCCTGATGAAATTCGACCAGCTCGCCAAGGCCGAGCCGATCCCGTTCTGA
- a CDS encoding phosphomannomutase/phosphoglucomutase gives MQKPAATVMPNTWSFLRDPMIAPTGFREYDARWKYPDEINLPGVTALGLGLGTQMHRRGIRPEIAVGNDYRDYSLAIKQALVLGLVQAGVQVRDIGPALSPMAYFAQFHLDVPAVAMVTASHNPNGWTGVKMGFDRPLTHGPEDMAELRGIVLGGEGQPRDGGGWNFTDGLREAYLDDLAGDFRMSRRLRVVCATGNGTAGAFAPELLERIGVEVVPSHNRPDYTFPHYNPNPEALEMLRDMAQSVHDSGADFALGFDGDGDRCGVVDDEGEEIFADKMGVILARDLIRLHPNATFVADVKSTGLFASDPELQAHGAQTDYWKTGHSHMKRRVREIGALAGFEKSGHYFFAEPLGRGYDCGLRVAVEICKLMDRNPGKSMSDLRRALPRTWSTPTMSPYCPDTEKYAVLGRLVDRLTALADSGGTLAGRRIDQVITVNGARVMLENGGWGLVRASSNTPNLVVVCESPESEHEMRAIFADLDAIIRTEPLVGDYDQTI, from the coding sequence ATGCAGAAACCCGCCGCCACCGTCATGCCCAACACCTGGAGCTTTCTGCGCGATCCGATGATCGCGCCGACCGGGTTCCGCGAATATGATGCGCGCTGGAAATACCCCGATGAAATCAACCTGCCCGGCGTGACGGCGCTCGGGCTCGGGCTCGGTACGCAGATGCACCGCCGGGGCATCCGCCCGGAAATCGCCGTCGGAAACGATTATCGCGACTATTCGCTGGCGATCAAGCAGGCGCTGGTTCTCGGGCTGGTGCAGGCCGGGGTGCAGGTGCGCGACATCGGCCCGGCGCTGAGCCCCATGGCCTATTTCGCGCAGTTCCACCTTGATGTGCCGGCGGTCGCCATGGTCACGGCAAGCCACAACCCGAACGGCTGGACCGGGGTCAAGATGGGGTTCGACCGTCCCCTGACCCACGGCCCCGAGGACATGGCGGAATTGCGCGGCATCGTGCTGGGCGGCGAGGGACAGCCGCGCGATGGCGGCGGCTGGAACTTCACCGACGGCCTGCGCGAGGCCTATCTTGACGATCTGGCCGGCGACTTCCGCATGAGCCGGCGGCTGCGCGTGGTCTGCGCCACCGGCAACGGCACGGCGGGCGCCTTTGCCCCAGAGCTGCTGGAGCGGATCGGCGTCGAGGTCGTGCCAAGCCATAACCGCCCCGATTACACGTTCCCCCATTACAACCCGAACCCCGAGGCGCTCGAAATGCTGCGCGACATGGCGCAATCGGTGCACGATTCAGGCGCGGATTTCGCGCTCGGCTTCGACGGTGACGGCGACCGCTGCGGCGTGGTCGATGACGAGGGCGAGGAAATCTTTGCCGACAAGATGGGCGTGATCCTTGCCCGCGACCTGATCCGGCTGCACCCGAATGCGACCTTCGTCGCCGATGTGAAATCGACCGGGCTTTTCGCCAGCGACCCCGAACTTCAGGCCCATGGCGCCCAAACTGATTACTGGAAAACCGGCCATTCCCACATGAAACGGCGGGTCAGGGAGATCGGCGCGCTGGCGGGGTTCGAGAAATCGGGGCATTACTTCTTTGCCGAGCCGCTGGGGCGCGGCTATGACTGCGGGCTGCGCGTCGCGGTCGAGATCTGCAAGCTGATGGACCGCAACCCCGGCAAATCCATGTCCGATCTGCGCCGTGCGCTGCCGCGCACCTGGTCCACCCCCACCATGTCGCCATATTGCCCGGACACCGAGAAATACGCGGTGCTCGGGCGGCTGGTGGACCGGCTGACCGCGCTGGCCGACAGCGGCGGCACGCTGGCCGGGCGCCGGATCGACCAGGTCATCACCGTGAACGGGGCGCGGGTCATGCTCGAGAACGGCGGCTGGGGGCTGGTGCGCGCATCATCCAACACGCCCAATCTGGTGGTGGTCTGCGAAAGCCCCGAAAGCGAGCACGAGATGCGCGCGATCTTTGCCGATCTCGACGCGATCATCCGCACCGAACCATTGGTCGGGGATTACGACCAGACCATCTGA
- a CDS encoding AsmA family protein: protein MRLLVRLIGALLVAVLLLGAGLVALPFVLPGEKVARIAVDQIRARTGRELSIAGDVSFTYWPVLGVTTGPVRFANADWAGAEPMLSADALTLGLSAPDLLRGVVRITEITAARPVLNLATREDGRGNWEFGAERSAGAAETTPSASGGGGAVAFPVLEKLNLADARITWAPADGERVVLDGTDLALDWPDQSGPAQIRAVLYPHGTMVSLKAQIERLDRFLTGEETPLALQAETADGTIGFDGRARMSGAAAGHLSIDARDTARLLAALAGEGGELPRMLGDSARIAADVSYHPEGRIGLKQIVADLGGTSLSGSLDVVLGARPRIKGQIATGVLDLRGLGTGGDEGADTGQKDKSGGWSQDRIDAGALSLVDADLDFSTEGVRTDTTDIGRLRGRLALENARAVLDIAEAQVFDGIVTGQLVANNRSGFSLRADVAASRIDMQKALRDLAGVKRLSGRGEARIEVLASGSSEAALMNSLSGSGSIAMAEGVISGFDLDRLTRGGDPGSGTTVFDSLNASFTIRDGDLFNDDLELNLPNYRTEGEGRIGIGARDLDYVITPIALRANAGEGLRIPIRFKGSWDDPKIRPDVKAVIEQGTGMSREELETRAKDKLREKLEKELRMQPDDNRDPVDALKDRLEDEARKGLLKLFGDR from the coding sequence ATGCGGTTACTGGTTCGGCTGATCGGGGCGCTGCTGGTGGCGGTGCTTCTGCTCGGGGCGGGGCTTGTTGCCTTGCCGTTCGTTCTGCCGGGCGAGAAGGTGGCGCGGATCGCGGTCGATCAGATCCGCGCGCGCACCGGGCGCGAACTGTCGATCGCGGGCGATGTCTCCTTCACCTACTGGCCGGTTCTCGGCGTCACCACGGGGCCGGTGCGTTTTGCCAATGCCGACTGGGCCGGGGCCGAGCCGATGCTGAGCGCCGATGCGCTGACGCTTGGCCTGTCGGCTCCCGACCTGCTGCGCGGTGTGGTTCGCATCACCGAGATCACGGCCGCGCGGCCGGTGCTCAACCTCGCGACGCGCGAGGACGGGCGCGGCAACTGGGAATTCGGCGCGGAGCGATCCGCGGGCGCGGCTGAAACGACGCCTTCCGCATCCGGGGGCGGCGGGGCGGTCGCGTTTCCGGTGCTGGAAAAGCTGAACCTTGCCGATGCGCGCATCACCTGGGCGCCGGCGGACGGGGAGCGGGTCGTTCTCGACGGCACGGATCTGGCGCTCGACTGGCCGGACCAGAGCGGCCCGGCGCAGATTCGGGCGGTGCTCTATCCGCATGGCACCATGGTTTCGCTGAAGGCACAGATCGAGCGGCTCGACCGTTTTCTGACCGGCGAGGAAACGCCGCTCGCGCTGCAGGCCGAGACTGCCGACGGCACGATCGGTTTCGACGGGCGGGCCCGGATGTCGGGTGCGGCGGCGGGGCATCTGAGCATCGACGCCAGGGATACCGCGCGCCTGCTCGCCGCGCTTGCCGGAGAGGGGGGCGAACTGCCCCGGATGCTCGGGGACAGCGCCCGGATCGCTGCCGATGTCAGCTATCACCCCGAGGGGCGGATCGGGCTGAAACAGATCGTGGCCGATCTGGGCGGCACCTCACTTTCCGGGTCGCTTGACGTGGTGCTGGGCGCGCGACCGCGCATCAAGGGTCAGATTGCGACCGGAGTGCTTGACCTGCGCGGGCTGGGCACTGGCGGCGATGAGGGCGCCGATACCGGGCAGAAGGACAAGTCCGGGGGCTGGTCGCAGGACAGGATCGACGCGGGGGCGCTTTCGCTTGTGGATGCCGATCTCGACTTCAGTACCGAGGGGGTTCGCACCGACACGACCGATATCGGGCGGCTGCGGGGGCGGCTTGCGCTCGAGAACGCGCGCGCGGTGCTGGATATCGCCGAGGCGCAGGTGTTCGACGGGATCGTGACGGGGCAGCTTGTTGCCAACAATCGCAGCGGATTTTCCCTGCGCGCCGATGTCGCCGCCTCGCGGATCGACATGCAGAAGGCGCTTCGGGATCTGGCCGGGGTCAAGCGGCTTTCCGGGCGCGGCGAGGCGCGGATCGAGGTTCTGGCGAGCGGCAGCAGCGAGGCCGCGCTCATGAATTCGCTTTCGGGATCAGGCAGCATCGCCATGGCCGAGGGGGTGATTTCGGGGTTCGACCTCGACCGGCTGACCCGCGGCGGCGATCCGGGCAGCGGAACCACCGTGTTCGATTCGCTGAACGCAAGCTTCACCATCCGCGACGGGGATCTGTTCAACGACGATCTGGAACTGAACCTGCCGAATTACCGCACCGAGGGCGAAGGGCGCATCGGGATCGGCGCGCGCGACCTTGATTATGTCATCACCCCGATCGCGCTGCGGGCCAACGCGGGCGAGGGGCTGCGCATCCCGATCCGGTTCAAGGGGTCCTGGGACGATCCGAAGATCCGCCCCGATGTGAAGGCGGTGATCGAGCAGGGCACCGGGATGAGCCGCGAGGAGCTTGAAACCAGGGCAAAGGACAAGCTGCGCGAAAAGCTGGAAAAGGAGTTGCGGATGCAGCCGGATGACAACCGCGACCCGGTCGATGCCTTGAAAGACCGGCTCGAGGACGAGGCGAGGAAGGGGCTGCTCAAGCTGTTCGGCGACCGGTAG
- a CDS encoding ABC transporter substrate-binding protein produces MMDERPIPIGAIVPLTGSAASDGREFRNGVLLACEEINERGGILGQRLEPIFLDTGLQTAHETIRATRYLISQGVHAIFAGYNIGPQNSEYEPIADAGIIYIHCNTLLQHHDTVMSDPARYFGCFMADPAEYWYGQGFIKFLSWLRDSGQWQPPSDRIAIVSGPKPYSIVIANAMHQAAHQFGWRPVFPPRILRRLPTDWRPLLEEIRSTDPSVLALTHFHAGDLARFHLQFSEDPLPVLLYLQYGALHRSFSEMVGEKGRGVIVGTVIGLPRDDIGWAFFRRYKARFGAASTPEVGCQTYNAVQHYAIAAAVAGGTAGPGGTEQNRKIAHLLCDIPYRSVSGTIRYHPQWQAAVPYPDATLDASLGLPHLFYQLRGPEDPAALVAPDLYRDSSFELPPWFARN; encoded by the coding sequence ATGATGGACGAACGGCCGATACCTATCGGCGCGATCGTGCCGCTAACCGGCTCTGCGGCCTCGGACGGGCGCGAGTTCCGCAATGGTGTCCTGCTCGCCTGCGAGGAGATCAACGAACGCGGCGGTATCCTCGGGCAGCGGCTCGAACCGATATTCCTGGACACGGGACTCCAGACCGCGCACGAGACGATCCGTGCCACCCGCTACCTGATCTCGCAAGGCGTGCATGCGATCTTTGCCGGCTACAACATCGGCCCGCAGAATTCGGAATACGAACCGATCGCCGATGCCGGTATCATCTATATTCACTGCAACACGCTGCTCCAGCACCATGACACGGTAATGAGCGATCCCGCACGTTACTTTGGCTGCTTCATGGCCGATCCCGCGGAATACTGGTACGGACAGGGCTTCATCAAGTTCCTGTCCTGGCTACGCGACAGCGGTCAGTGGCAGCCGCCAAGCGACCGCATCGCGATCGTTTCAGGGCCCAAGCCTTACAGCATCGTCATCGCCAATGCGATGCATCAGGCAGCACATCAATTCGGCTGGCGTCCCGTTTTCCCGCCTCGGATCCTTCGCCGCCTGCCAACCGACTGGAGACCATTGCTGGAGGAAATCCGCTCGACCGACCCTTCGGTGCTCGCCCTGACGCATTTCCATGCGGGCGATCTTGCGCGATTCCACCTGCAATTCTCTGAGGATCCGCTGCCCGTTCTGCTTTATCTGCAGTATGGTGCATTGCACCGCAGCTTTTCCGAGATGGTCGGCGAAAAGGGCCGCGGTGTGATCGTCGGAACCGTCATCGGTTTGCCGCGGGACGACATCGGCTGGGCATTTTTCCGTCGGTACAAAGCACGGTTCGGAGCAGCGTCGACCCCCGAGGTCGGTTGTCAGACCTATAACGCCGTACAACATTATGCTATCGCCGCAGCAGTCGCCGGAGGTACGGCCGGGCCGGGCGGTACGGAACAGAATCGCAAGATCGCACACCTTCTGTGTGACATACCTTATCGCAGCGTCTCGGGGACAATTCGCTATCATCCGCAATGGCAGGCAGCAGTACCCTATCCGGACGCGACGCTAGATGCGTCGCTCGGCCTGCCGCATCTGTTCTATCAGTTGCGAGGCCCTGAAGACCCTGCGGCGCTGGTCGCTCCGGACTTGTATCGGGATTCGTCTTTCGAACTGCCGCCATGGTTCGCGCGGAACTAG
- a CDS encoding ATP-binding response regulator: protein MTSCTPQHKGGGADDRATLDAIGCAVAVWDAQARLLHGNPAFQCRFGRVTEHVAQPLTQVDFISALATSGLLVQLPQSGLLDLEGCALVFTDGQVLQAESWPMPGGGRVSLFSDITEAWRAQRGLERARDKATHADQSKSRFLRAANHDLRQPLASLKILIYSCMEAETEQERQETLHAMDVSVSIIEDLLGALLNIGQLDAGKVEPRVQTFQLSTVFERLRIQFGQAARDKGLDLRIAQSRAAIRTDRALLERILSNFVGNAIRYTEFGRVLIGCRRHGRSLRIEVHDTGIGIEPEHQEKVFEEFFRVAEQQPARHSLGLGLNISRRLAEVLGHRVSLRSAPGRGSTFAIEVPLGDVWHSSMGEVEINERLGGEFAGLRCLVLEDDRMLRDAVIALLQRWGIEVQILERFDDVPAALAALPQPPDIIITDFRLRSGVRGTDIVHQINDTLELPCPAIVITADTGPELIASIRAQGFPVLIKPVSPPSLRVIMHNILFEPELVPELS, encoded by the coding sequence ATGACGTCGTGCACGCCGCAACATAAGGGCGGCGGAGCGGATGATCGTGCGACTCTGGACGCGATCGGCTGTGCGGTGGCGGTCTGGGATGCGCAGGCCCGTCTTCTTCATGGCAATCCGGCATTTCAGTGCCGATTTGGCAGAGTGACGGAACACGTTGCGCAGCCGCTCACGCAGGTGGATTTCATTTCCGCACTCGCAACGTCCGGTCTGCTGGTGCAACTGCCGCAAAGCGGCCTGCTTGATCTGGAAGGATGCGCGCTCGTCTTCACTGATGGGCAGGTGCTTCAGGCCGAGAGCTGGCCCATGCCGGGCGGGGGACGGGTCAGCCTGTTTTCGGACATCACCGAGGCCTGGCGCGCGCAGCGCGGCCTGGAGCGCGCCCGCGACAAGGCCACCCATGCCGACCAGAGCAAATCGCGATTCCTGCGGGCGGCCAATCACGATCTGCGCCAGCCGCTCGCCTCGCTGAAGATCCTGATCTATTCCTGTATGGAGGCCGAAACCGAGCAAGAGCGTCAGGAGACGCTGCACGCGATGGATGTTTCCGTCTCGATCATAGAGGATTTGCTCGGCGCCCTCCTGAACATCGGTCAACTCGACGCCGGCAAGGTCGAGCCCCGCGTCCAGACCTTCCAGCTTTCGACCGTGTTCGAACGATTGCGCATCCAGTTTGGACAGGCGGCGCGAGACAAGGGGCTCGACCTGCGTATCGCGCAGTCACGGGCCGCCATCCGGACCGACCGCGCCCTGCTGGAACGGATCCTTTCGAACTTTGTCGGTAATGCCATCCGTTACACCGAGTTTGGCCGTGTTCTGATCGGCTGCCGCCGACATGGCCGGAGCCTGCGGATCGAGGTGCATGACACCGGCATCGGCATCGAACCGGAGCATCAGGAAAAGGTGTTTGAGGAATTCTTCCGTGTTGCAGAACAACAACCGGCGCGCCACAGTCTTGGCCTCGGGTTGAACATCTCGCGCCGGCTGGCCGAAGTGCTGGGCCACCGGGTCTCGTTGCGGTCGGCGCCAGGCAGGGGATCGACCTTCGCGATAGAAGTCCCGCTCGGCGATGTCTGGCATTCGTCAATGGGCGAGGTCGAGATCAACGAGCGCCTCGGAGGTGAATTCGCAGGGTTGCGCTGTCTCGTGCTGGAGGATGATCGCATGTTGCGCGACGCGGTGATCGCGCTGCTGCAACGTTGGGGGATCGAGGTGCAGATCCTCGAACGGTTCGACGATGTTCCGGCTGCGCTCGCTGCCCTTCCCCAGCCGCCGGACATCATCATCACCGATTTCCGCCTGCGCAGCGGGGTACGCGGCACCGACATCGTGCACCAGATCAACGACACGCTGGAACTGCCCTGTCCCGCGATCGTGATCACCGCCGATACCGGACCGGAGCTGATCGCCTCGATCCGCGCACAGGGGTTTCCGGTGCTAATCAAGCCCGTCAGTCCACCAAGCCTGCGCGTGATCATGCACAACATCCTGTTTGAGCCGGAACTGGTGCCGGAATTGTCATGA
- a CDS encoding response regulator transcription factor, with the protein MSSALSMEVETSGIGTPVSILIADDHWVVRESLKHVARTLRNWNEIEEASSFDEALAVLERNPTIGLVVIDLMMPGAAAFPGLQELRSRFPAIPVVVISVYEDPEHVLEAIRHGVVGYIPKSAGAAQIKQALSRVIAGEVSFPRDILARAHVTPEAERPDTRQPARVEPQADLRLLTRRETEVLAALGRGEALQDIADMLDISRQTVRVHLGNAMKKLATPTREAVIRLAVENSTQLQQALAVK; encoded by the coding sequence ATGAGCTCTGCCCTGTCCATGGAGGTGGAAACCTCCGGAATCGGAACGCCGGTTTCGATCTTAATCGCCGATGATCACTGGGTCGTGCGAGAGTCGCTCAAACATGTTGCGCGAACCCTGCGTAACTGGAACGAGATCGAGGAAGCATCGAGTTTCGATGAGGCGCTGGCAGTGCTGGAGCGCAATCCGACGATCGGGCTTGTGGTGATCGACCTGATGATGCCGGGGGCAGCGGCCTTTCCCGGATTGCAAGAACTCCGCAGCCGTTTTCCGGCGATCCCGGTGGTGGTGATTTCGGTCTACGAGGATCCGGAGCACGTGCTGGAGGCGATCCGGCACGGGGTGGTGGGTTATATCCCCAAATCGGCGGGCGCAGCCCAGATCAAGCAGGCACTCAGCCGGGTGATCGCGGGGGAGGTCAGCTTTCCACGCGACATTCTCGCCCGTGCGCATGTAACTCCCGAGGCGGAGCGCCCCGATACCCGGCAGCCGGCTCGGGTCGAACCCCAGGCGGATCTGAGGCTCCTGACCCGCCGAGAAACAGAAGTTCTGGCGGCGCTCGGCCGGGGCGAGGCGTTGCAAGACATCGCCGATATGCTCGATATCAGCCGGCAGACGGTCCGTGTGCATCTGGGCAACGCGATGAAGAAACTGGCCACGCCTACGCGCGAGGCAGTGATCCGGCTGGCGGTCGAAAATTCCACACAGCTGCAACAGGCGCTCGCAGTCAAATGA